From the genome of Methylocystis echinoides:
GAGAGGCCGAGGCGGAGGCGGCGGGCGCGGGCGCGGGCGCGGCGGGGCCGGAGAAGACGAGCTTGCGGACGCCTTGCGCGTCGCGCAGGGCCGAAGCCGCGTCCGGCGCAACGCCGGAGAGGGTCACGTCTCGGCCCGAGACGGACACGGCGGAAGGAGCAACGCCGAGCCGCGCCGCGACCCGGGCGGCGAGGTCAGCCTCGACCTGCGGCGTCAGCCATTGCGTCGCGCCATAGACGACGCCGGCGAGGACCGGCAGTCCGACCCACCATTTTCTGGGCTGGTGCATGAACGTCCTGCCCCTGAAGAAAGAGAATCAGCCAAGACGCGCATACTGGAGACGCATCCTTGTCTGAAGGGCGCAGGTGTCAAGAAGATGGCGCAAAAAGGGGCGCGGCCGTAACCGCGCCCGCAGGTTAGAGAAGAGATCCTGGGTTTGATTAAGAAATAGGCGCGCGGAAGCGCCGCGCAAGGGGCGCTCAGCCGGGCGCGCGGCGCTGTGGCTGAAAAGGCGCCATGCCGGCGCGGGCCAGGGCGTCGGCGCGCTCGTTCATCTCGTCGCCCGAATGGCCGCGCACCCAATGCCAGTTGACGTCATGGCGCGCCTCTGCGGCCTCGAGCCGCTGCCAGAGCTCGACATTCTTCACCGGCTTGCGGTCGGCGGTTTTCCAGCCGCGCGTTTTCCAGTTCTTGATCCAGGACGTGACGCCGCCGCGCACATATTGGGAATCCGTGTAGAGATCGACGGCGCAGGGCCGCGTCAGCGTCTCGAGCGCCATGATGGCCGCCATCAATTCCATGCGATTATTGGTGGTGAGCGGCTCGCCGCCCGAGAGCTCCCGCTCGCGGTCGCCGAAGCGCAGGATCGCGCCCCAGCCGCCGGGGCCGGGGTTGCCCGAGCAGGCGCCGTCGGTCCAGATCGAGACGCGCTTCGTCACAGGGCGAGGCCGTAGCCGCCAATATCGGAAACGGTGCGGTGGAAGCGCAGCTTCGCGAGATATTCGCGCGGGTCCTTCGGCCGCACCAGCGCGCCCTCGGGCACGTTCAGCCAATCCACATAACGGGTAAGCAGGAAACGCAGCGCCGCGCCGCGCGCGAGGAGCGGAAAGGCGTCTATTTCCGCGGGCGTCAGCGGCCGCAGGCGGGCATAGGCCTCGAGCAGCGCGACGCCCTTTTCGGGCGCATAGGCGTGCGCCGCGTCGAAGCACCAGGCGTTGAAGCAGATCGCGAGATCATAGGCGAACGCGTCGCAGCAGGCGAAATAAAAATCGATGAGGCCTGAAATCTTATCGCCGAGGAAGAAGACGTTGTCGGGGAAGAGATCGGCGTGGATGACC
Proteins encoded in this window:
- the rnhA gene encoding ribonuclease HI codes for the protein MTKRVSIWTDGACSGNPGPGGWGAILRFGDRERELSGGEPLTTNNRMELMAAIMALETLTRPCAVDLYTDSQYVRGGVTSWIKNWKTRGWKTADRKPVKNVELWQRLEAAEARHDVNWHWVRGHSGDEMNERADALARAGMAPFQPQRRAPG